One window of Bacillus sp. THAF10 genomic DNA carries:
- a CDS encoding A24 family peptidase, producing MLTFTFIIALLLGSFYNVVGLRIPKGESIVTPRSHCTNCKTTLTGLDLVPVLSYVFLNGRCRHCQKSVSPIYPLFELLTAVLFVTAPYLMGWTYELIVAWTLISMLIIIVISDLHYMLIPNKILLFFLILFMVERFFIPYQTIPNHIIGFAVGFLIPLIVALVSRGGMGGGDVKLFAVLGFVLGWELVILTFFLSSLIGMVAALVGMLAGKVKRGVPFPFGPSIAVAAIIVYFKGEALLRWYFSLLY from the coding sequence ATGTTAACTTTTACCTTTATCATCGCCCTTCTCCTAGGCTCCTTCTACAACGTAGTCGGCCTACGGATTCCGAAGGGTGAGTCAATTGTTACACCAAGATCACATTGTACAAATTGCAAGACGACATTGACGGGGCTAGATTTAGTCCCCGTCCTATCATATGTTTTTTTAAATGGGAGATGTCGGCACTGTCAAAAGTCGGTGTCTCCTATTTATCCATTATTCGAGCTTTTAACGGCGGTCCTTTTTGTCACAGCGCCTTATTTGATGGGGTGGACATATGAATTAATTGTTGCTTGGACACTCATTTCCATGCTCATCATTATCGTCATCTCAGACCTTCACTATATGCTCATTCCGAATAAGATATTGCTATTTTTTCTCATTCTTTTTATGGTAGAACGATTCTTTATTCCATATCAAACCATTCCAAATCATATAATCGGGTTTGCCGTAGGCTTTCTAATCCCATTAATTGTGGCACTCGTGTCAAGAGGTGGCATGGGTGGAGGAGATGTGAAGTTGTTTGCAGTTCTCGGATTTGTATTAGGCTGGGAGCTTGTCATACTTACTTTTTTCCTTTCATCCTTGATTGGAATGGTTGCAGCATTAGTTGGGATGCTTGCTGGTAAGGTAAAACGGGGGGTGCCTTTTCCGTTTGGACCATCTATTGCGGTAGCTGCCATAATTGTTTATTTCAAAGGGGAAGCGCTGTTGCGATGGTATTTTTCCTTACTGTATTAG
- a CDS encoding type IV pilus twitching motility protein PilT, with the protein MIEKMKSWLHTAYDSKASDIHLSVGVPPVFRINGELTRHGEDSLTPEDMEILAKEMIPDFMWERFEEKGELDFSYSVPGISRFRVNAYRQRTSVAIAIRIIPTRIPSLEELQLPYILQSLVAKPQGLFLVTGPTGSGKSTTLASMIDYLNRMEKKHIITLEDPIEYLHKHNKCIIDQREVGFDTKNFASGLRASLRQDPDIILVGELRDLETIQTAITAAETGHLVLGTLHTTSAPATIDRIIDVFPGGQQAQIRVQLASVLVSIVSQRLFPTADRSGRKVATEILVNTPAVANLIRNEKIHQIQSVMQTSRALGMHTLEMSIRQLIQNGVISKASAESFLQEAVNYA; encoded by the coding sequence ATGATTGAGAAAATGAAAAGCTGGCTGCATACTGCCTATGATTCCAAGGCGTCAGACATTCACCTGTCCGTAGGTGTTCCCCCAGTTTTTCGGATCAATGGGGAGCTTACTCGTCACGGAGAGGATAGTCTAACACCAGAGGACATGGAAATACTAGCAAAGGAAATGATTCCAGATTTTATGTGGGAGCGCTTTGAGGAAAAAGGGGAATTGGACTTCTCTTACAGTGTTCCTGGAATTTCCCGTTTTCGGGTAAATGCGTACCGCCAACGAACGTCTGTGGCCATTGCCATCCGAATTATTCCAACAAGAATTCCATCTCTTGAGGAGCTTCAGCTGCCATATATTCTGCAAAGCTTGGTAGCCAAACCACAAGGACTTTTTCTCGTAACTGGTCCTACTGGTAGTGGAAAATCAACCACACTCGCTTCAATGATTGATTACCTAAACAGAATGGAAAAAAAACATATCATCACACTTGAGGATCCAATTGAATACCTCCACAAGCATAATAAGTGTATTATTGACCAGCGTGAGGTTGGATTTGATACGAAAAATTTTGCATCAGGTCTACGTGCCTCCCTACGGCAAGACCCTGATATCATTCTTGTCGGAGAGCTTCGAGATCTTGAAACGATTCAAACTGCCATTACTGCTGCAGAAACCGGTCATCTCGTACTAGGAACACTGCATACTACAAGTGCGCCTGCTACTATTGACAGAATAATTGACGTGTTTCCTGGAGGACAGCAGGCTCAAATTAGAGTGCAGCTAGCCTCGGTACTAGTATCAATTGTCTCCCAGAGGCTGTTTCCAACCGCAGATAGAAGCGGGAGAAAGGTAGCAACCGAGATTCTTGTAAATACACCTGCAGTAGCAAACTTGATTCGAAACGAAAAAATCCATCAAATACAAAGCGTGATGCAAACAAGTCGGGCACTCGGCATGCACACCTTAGAAATGAGCATCAGGCAGCTAATTCAAAACGGAGTTATTTCAAAAGCTTCTGCCGAAAGCTTCTTACAGGAGGCTGTGAACTATGCCTAA
- the pilM gene encoding type IV pilus biogenesis protein PilM has product MEFSFLQPKQNNFINLIIRDHVIRMIELKSMNPLVIKRTNERFLPPNLVKDGKIVDEEVFRLILEECVEDWGLKRKHVRFVVPDQYVVTRKLTIPSNIMDDEIIGYLYLELGSTIHLPFEDPVFDVHVLNRSEKTELVLFASPEEVVTTYSMMLEEFKMKPAAADVSPLCLYRLYYEFGQRNEHDHLLIIHFDVSCITLSIFMDHVPVFMRTVAFPQDMKVWEVSLGNTQMEWAGDIVQFNVYLEDFASEVEKIMNFFRYSLNQGNEEIQRILLHGDHPNLPLILAKLKERMTVQVDSFEQDVYTQDQEAIDSRYYYPLGLALKEVR; this is encoded by the coding sequence ATGGAATTTTCATTTTTGCAACCAAAGCAAAACAATTTCATAAACTTGATTATTCGGGACCATGTTATCCGAATGATCGAATTAAAAAGCATGAATCCACTTGTTATTAAACGCACAAATGAACGATTTTTGCCGCCAAATCTAGTCAAAGATGGAAAAATTGTCGATGAAGAGGTTTTTCGTCTCATTTTAGAGGAATGTGTAGAAGACTGGGGCTTGAAACGCAAGCATGTGCGATTTGTTGTTCCAGACCAATACGTGGTTACTAGAAAGCTAACTATTCCATCTAATATCATGGATGACGAAATTATCGGTTACCTCTATCTTGAACTAGGCTCCACTATTCATCTTCCCTTTGAGGATCCGGTGTTTGATGTTCATGTTCTCAATCGCTCTGAAAAAACAGAGCTGGTTTTGTTTGCCTCCCCAGAAGAAGTGGTAACCACCTATTCCATGATGCTCGAAGAATTTAAAATGAAGCCTGCAGCAGCAGATGTTTCTCCACTTTGTCTTTATAGACTTTACTATGAATTTGGACAGCGTAATGAGCATGACCACTTGCTGATCATTCATTTTGATGTGAGCTGTATTACGTTAAGCATTTTTATGGACCATGTCCCAGTATTTATGAGAACCGTTGCGTTTCCACAAGATATGAAGGTGTGGGAGGTATCTCTTGGAAATACCCAAATGGAATGGGCAGGAGATATCGTGCAGTTTAATGTTTATTTAGAGGATTTCGCGTCAGAAGTGGAGAAAATTATGAACTTCTTCCGCTATTCTCTCAACCAAGGAAATGAGGAAATACAACGCATCTTGCTTCATGGAGATCATCCGAATCTACCATTAATCTTAGCAAAATTGAAAGAAAGAATGACCGTGCAGGTCGACTCCTTTGAGCAGGACGTGTATACACAGGACCAAGAAGCTATCGATTCTAGATACTATTACCCACTTGGCCTTGCGTTAAAAGAGGTGCGCTAA
- a CDS encoding type II secretion system F family protein, producing the protein MPKFTYTGRNTAGKQSGSIISSSRREAIVMLKEKGIRVMNLEEVPESLFTKEITLGNPVKLRDLVIFLRQFSTLIRAGISVVEATNVLAQQTSSKTLKRVLFDVEEEMKQGNPLSEAAGKHPKVFSTMFINMIKAGEASGALDDTLDRLAIQYEKQHETKQKIVSALTYPLVLGVIAIAVVIFLLVGVVPTFVAMFSDFGAQLPLITRFVLGTSEWMQSFWWLLLLLIGGFVVTLMGMRTQKQTKYYMDYFLLRLPIFGPLLQKAVIARMTRTLSSLFASSVPILQAMGMVEKIVENEVIAQVIAKSRQELEKGESLTGPMKDHWAFPPLVTQMIAIGENTGSLDAMLEKIAEFYEKEVDHATDRLKSLIEPLMIVLLAGIVGTIVTSILVPMFDIFNHIQM; encoded by the coding sequence ATGCCTAAATTCACCTATACCGGCAGAAATACAGCCGGCAAACAAAGTGGAAGTATCATCAGCAGCTCGCGCCGCGAAGCCATTGTGATGCTAAAGGAAAAAGGCATCCGTGTGATGAATCTGGAGGAAGTGCCAGAATCGTTATTCACAAAGGAAATCACACTTGGAAACCCTGTGAAGCTTCGTGACCTTGTGATCTTTTTGCGTCAGTTTTCTACCCTAATCCGTGCAGGAATCTCCGTGGTAGAAGCGACCAACGTCCTTGCCCAGCAAACATCCAGTAAAACGTTAAAGCGTGTGCTCTTTGATGTGGAAGAAGAAATGAAACAAGGAAATCCGCTGTCAGAAGCGGCAGGAAAGCACCCGAAAGTCTTTTCCACAATGTTCATTAACATGATTAAAGCTGGAGAAGCAAGTGGAGCCCTTGATGATACGCTAGATCGCTTAGCGATTCAATACGAAAAACAGCACGAAACGAAGCAGAAAATTGTCTCTGCCCTAACCTATCCACTTGTACTCGGTGTCATTGCCATCGCAGTGGTCATCTTTTTATTAGTTGGCGTAGTTCCAACCTTTGTGGCGATGTTCAGTGATTTTGGTGCCCAGCTGCCACTAATCACGAGATTTGTCCTCGGAACAAGTGAGTGGATGCAATCCTTTTGGTGGCTGTTGCTTCTTTTAATCGGGGGATTCGTGGTTACGTTAATGGGAATGAGAACACAAAAGCAAACAAAGTATTATATGGACTATTTTCTCTTGCGACTCCCAATATTTGGCCCATTGCTACAAAAAGCAGTCATCGCCCGTATGACAAGAACCTTAAGCTCGTTATTTGCAAGCTCTGTGCCAATCCTACAAGCGATGGGGATGGTAGAGAAGATTGTGGAAAACGAGGTCATCGCTCAGGTTATCGCAAAAAGCAGACAGGAGCTAGAAAAAGGAGAATCACTTACAGGTCCGATGAAAGACCACTGGGCCTTCCCACCGCTTGTCACACAAATGATTGCCATTGGTGAAAATACGGGCTCACTGGACGCGATGCTCGAAAAAATCGCCGAGTTTTATGAAAAAGAAGTCGATCACGCCACCGACCGTCTGAAAAGTTTAATCGAGCCATTAATGATCGTTTTGCTCGCAGGAATAGTTGGGACTATAGTCACATCAATACTAGTTCCAATGTTCGATATTTTTAATCATATTCAGATGTAG
- a CDS encoding nucleoside triphosphate pyrophosphatase, whose translation MKPLILASGSPRRKELLKQVHLQFEVKVSNIEETYDPSLSPEEIATSLAYQKAESVFQEHPEAIVIGSDTIVVLEDMVLGKPVDEAEARETLRKLSGSKHHVISGVAILSKEKQVTFYEKTAVTFWDLTEDEIEFYIQSGEPMDKAGSYGIQEVGAIFVKEIQGDYFSIVGLPLSRTVRELKHF comes from the coding sequence ATGAAACCTCTTATTTTAGCCTCAGGATCCCCCAGAAGAAAGGAACTCCTCAAACAAGTACATCTCCAATTTGAAGTGAAAGTGAGTAACATCGAAGAAACATATGACCCTTCACTATCACCAGAAGAGATAGCCACAAGTCTTGCCTACCAAAAAGCAGAAAGCGTTTTTCAGGAGCATCCAGAAGCGATTGTCATTGGCTCTGACACCATTGTCGTGTTAGAGGACATGGTTCTTGGTAAACCAGTGGATGAAGCGGAAGCAAGAGAAACCCTTCGCAAGCTCAGTGGCAGTAAACATCATGTGATAAGTGGAGTGGCGATACTCAGCAAAGAAAAACAAGTGACCTTTTACGAAAAAACCGCGGTGACATTTTGGGACCTAACAGAGGATGAGATTGAATTTTACATCCAATCTGGGGAGCCGATGGATAAAGCAGGTTCTTACGGCATTCAGGAAGTTGGCGCCATTTTTGTAAAGGAAATTCAAGGAGATTATTTTTCTATTGTAGGCTTGCCACTATCCCGGACAGTTCGAGAGCTAAAGCATTTTTAA
- a CDS encoding pilus assembly protein PilO, with product MMIEMERKHYLLFGISVLGIVLGIAAFYYLGYLPQERKAEQLQNDLKIEQQLIQVLDQQQATSAALNGNTVELQRKIPVTPFVEQLVLELDKAELLSESTIVNMTFGDSAFTPASTTLDEYVESQTPETTETEVATEFMPEGLNKVTVNLAVESETYEALKTFLSSLENLTRITQIESVTFTGQPEVTSTEQVMDTLSYSVTLSAFYYPELHDLVEDLPPLSVPEPANKTNPFLDTN from the coding sequence ATGATGATTGAAATGGAACGTAAGCATTATCTCCTCTTTGGTATCTCTGTATTGGGCATTGTTTTAGGGATTGCTGCTTTTTATTATCTTGGTTACTTGCCTCAAGAAAGAAAAGCGGAGCAGCTACAAAACGACCTGAAAATTGAGCAACAGCTTATTCAAGTATTAGATCAACAACAGGCAACGTCCGCCGCATTAAATGGCAATACGGTAGAGCTGCAGCGGAAAATTCCTGTTACTCCTTTTGTGGAACAGCTGGTGCTAGAGCTAGACAAGGCAGAGCTGCTTTCTGAAAGCACTATTGTGAATATGACCTTTGGTGATAGCGCCTTTACACCTGCTTCTACCACACTTGATGAATACGTAGAGTCGCAAACACCAGAGACCACGGAAACAGAGGTAGCTACTGAATTTATGCCAGAAGGCCTTAACAAGGTAACAGTTAATCTTGCGGTAGAGTCGGAAACCTATGAGGCGTTAAAGACATTTTTATCTTCATTAGAGAACCTCACTCGAATCACCCAAATAGAATCTGTTACGTTTACGGGACAACCAGAAGTCACGTCCACTGAACAAGTAATGGACACTTTATCTTACTCTGTAACCCTGTCAGCCTTCTACTATCCGGAGCTGCATGACCTTGTAGAAGACTTGCCGCCATTATCGGTACCAGAGCCTGCAAATAAAACCAATCCATTTCTCGACACAAACTAA
- a CDS encoding prepilin-type N-terminal cleavage/methylation domain-containing protein: MLQKCRQMLKNEKGLTLIELLAVVVILGIIAAIAIPSIGGLLDNSKKDAHVANAQQMANAAKLAVTSDPSLSQGKVYITLNYLEDKKYLEKVKDPDGTVDTYVKGLLPITTGDTAPETGSYVYILNGNVESVKLVNSTRGVKTAAGGPVLIKDLKRDSVN, encoded by the coding sequence ATGCTACAAAAATGTAGACAAATGTTAAAAAACGAAAAAGGATTAACGCTTATTGAATTACTTGCGGTTGTTGTTATTTTAGGGATTATTGCTGCGATTGCTATACCTAGTATTGGTGGATTATTAGACAATAGTAAGAAGGATGCTCATGTTGCGAATGCACAGCAGATGGCAAATGCTGCTAAATTGGCAGTGACTTCTGATCCTTCTTTATCACAAGGCAAAGTATACATCACGCTTAACTATCTTGAAGATAAGAAATATCTTGAAAAAGTTAAAGATCCTGATGGAACAGTGGATACTTATGTTAAAGGATTATTACCAATTACGACAGGTGATACAGCTCCAGAAACTGGTTCATATGTTTATATTTTAAATGGTAACGTAGAATCAGTTAAACTTGTTAATAGTACACGTGGAGTTAAAACTGCTGCTGGTGGACCAGTATTAATAAAAGATTTAAAAAGAGATTCTGTAAACTAA
- a CDS encoding GspE/PulE family protein — translation MVQLRKRLGDLLVDAGIITEKQLKDTLKEKTKDQKLGDLLLHKGYITEQQLIEVLEFQLGIPHVSLFRYPFDEKLMHVVSKEFAKRNLLIPLKKENDKLFVAMADPMDFFAIDDLRLSTGFEVQPVIATKDDILRSITKYYDSTDSMDNLFVGLDPTMDVKVEEERVTEDDSPIVRIVNQLLQNAIQQRASDIHIDPHETKVVVRYRIDGVLQVERTLPKHTQNVLVARIKIMGKMDITEHRVPQDGRIKTNVEFHPVDVRVSTLPTVFGEKVVMRILDMSSALNDISQLGFNGKNHKRFMELINRPTGIILITGPTGSGKSSTLYAALNNLNNEKVNIITVEDPVEYQLEGINQIQVNTNVGMTFAKGLRAILRQDPNVIMVGEIRDRETAEVAIRASLTGHLVLSTLHTNDSISTITRLIDMKVEPFLVASSINGVLAQRLVRKVCRDCAQMEEPTQREREIFAKRGMTIEGIQRGRGCGTCNMTGYKGRLAIHELLVINDRMKKLIMNNEPVSAIREMAYDIDTVFLIDDGLEKVKQGLTTTEEILRVALAE, via the coding sequence ATGGTTCAATTAAGAAAACGCCTTGGAGATCTTCTTGTGGATGCCGGTATCATTACAGAAAAACAGCTGAAAGACACATTAAAAGAAAAAACGAAGGATCAAAAATTAGGAGATTTGCTTCTTCATAAAGGATATATAACCGAGCAGCAGCTTATTGAAGTGCTTGAATTTCAATTGGGCATCCCGCACGTCAGCCTGTTCCGTTATCCCTTCGATGAAAAGTTAATGCATGTAGTATCCAAGGAGTTTGCAAAAAGAAACTTACTTATTCCCTTAAAAAAAGAGAATGATAAGCTGTTTGTGGCAATGGCGGACCCTATGGACTTTTTTGCGATTGATGACTTGCGATTATCGACAGGATTTGAAGTGCAACCAGTCATTGCAACAAAGGATGATATTCTTCGCTCGATCACAAAATATTATGATTCCACAGACTCCATGGACAACCTTTTTGTTGGTCTCGATCCGACTATGGATGTAAAAGTGGAAGAGGAACGCGTTACAGAGGACGATTCCCCAATTGTCCGTATTGTGAATCAATTATTACAAAATGCCATTCAACAACGTGCTAGTGATATTCATATCGACCCCCATGAAACGAAGGTGGTTGTTAGGTATCGTATTGATGGTGTTTTACAAGTTGAAAGAACGTTGCCAAAGCATACACAAAATGTTCTCGTTGCCAGAATAAAAATAATGGGGAAAATGGATATCACCGAACACAGGGTACCACAGGATGGCCGCATTAAAACCAATGTCGAATTTCATCCGGTTGATGTTCGTGTTTCCACCCTTCCAACCGTTTTTGGTGAAAAGGTTGTTATGCGTATCCTCGATATGAGCAGTGCATTAAATGATATTTCTCAGCTTGGGTTCAATGGAAAGAATCACAAGCGATTTATGGAACTAATAAACCGCCCAACAGGCATCATTTTGATCACTGGTCCTACCGGGTCAGGTAAATCATCCACTCTTTATGCTGCACTCAATAACCTAAATAATGAAAAGGTTAACATTATTACAGTAGAGGATCCGGTAGAGTATCAATTGGAAGGAATCAATCAAATCCAAGTGAACACAAATGTCGGAATGACCTTTGCGAAGGGACTTCGTGCCATTCTCCGTCAGGATCCTAACGTAATCATGGTGGGGGAGATTCGTGACAGGGAAACAGCTGAGGTTGCCATTCGAGCTTCTCTAACGGGTCACCTTGTTCTTAGCACATTGCATACCAATGATTCTATTAGTACCATTACGAGGCTAATAGATATGAAGGTAGAACCGTTTCTTGTTGCTTCTTCAATAAATGGTGTGCTCGCGCAGCGTCTTGTGCGGAAGGTGTGCCGTGATTGTGCGCAAATGGAGGAGCCTACACAAAGGGAACGTGAGATTTTTGCCAAGCGTGGGATGACAATTGAAGGAATACAACGAGGCCGAGGCTGTGGAACGTGTAACATGACAGGCTATAAAGGTCGACTTGCTATTCATGAGCTTCTTGTCATTAATGACCGCATGAAAAAATTAATCATGAACAATGAACCGGTTTCTGCGATTCGTGAAATGGCGTATGACATAGATACCGTCTTTTTGATTGATGATGGTTTAGAAAAAGTAAAACAAGGCTTAACGACCACCGAGGAAATCTTGCGTGTCGCGTTAGCAGAGTAG
- a CDS encoding reverse transcriptase/maturase family protein, with product MRNPKVVLSNLTSKAKEENYSFERLYRNLYNIEFYLEAYAKIYPNKGSSTKGINNDTIDGMSIIRMESLIEKLKDQTYQPKPARRTYIPKKNGKLRALGLPTFEDKLIQEVVRRILESIYEPQFSNHSHGFRTNRSCHTALKEIRNTFTGTRWFVEGDIKSFFDNIDHHVLIQLLRKRIKDEKFINLIWKFLRAGYVEDWVLHKTYSGTPQGGIISPLLSNIYLHDLDKYVEQYSERYNKSEKRAHNLVYHTIASKIAKRKSNNKRDWETLSEKEKSEKLKELKALYKELQSHDSKDLFDPNYRRIKYVRYADDFIIGVIGSKNEAEQIKQDLTDFLVMELKLELSAEKTLITHSEKNARFLSYDIRVARDWHRMKMPNGTKKRKFNYQTKLFVPHEKYIKKLVDLGALKIGNSNGWKPVHRPYLVHNDDLEILRTYNAEIEGLYNYYCLASNVHVLQSFRQTMKYSMIKTYANKYKTTVSKTIAKYNIYGSFGVRYETKEGKKTAYFTEKRMEKSREVKHRKIDTVELTFAYGGRTSLIDRLLAEKCEWCGTSGVPLEMHHIHKLKDLDGKKRWEQHMIARRRKTIAMCVPCHHNLHNGKLD from the coding sequence ATGAGAAATCCAAAAGTAGTATTAAGCAATCTGACTTCCAAAGCAAAAGAGGAAAATTATTCTTTTGAGAGACTGTATCGAAACCTTTATAATATTGAATTTTACTTAGAAGCCTATGCTAAGATTTACCCAAATAAAGGAAGTAGCACAAAAGGTATTAATAACGATACAATCGACGGAATGAGTATAATCAGAATGGAGAGTCTAATTGAGAAACTAAAAGACCAAACATATCAGCCAAAACCAGCACGAAGAACGTATATTCCAAAGAAGAACGGAAAACTAAGAGCTTTAGGTCTTCCAACTTTTGAGGATAAGTTAATCCAAGAAGTCGTAAGGCGCATTCTGGAAAGTATCTATGAACCACAGTTCTCAAATCACTCACATGGTTTCAGAACAAATCGAAGTTGTCACACTGCACTTAAAGAAATACGTAACACATTCACTGGAACTAGATGGTTTGTTGAAGGGGATATTAAAAGTTTCTTTGATAATATTGACCATCACGTTTTGATTCAACTGCTACGAAAAAGGATTAAAGATGAAAAATTCATTAATCTAATTTGGAAGTTTCTACGAGCAGGATATGTAGAAGACTGGGTTCTTCACAAAACTTATAGTGGCACACCTCAGGGGGGAATCATAAGTCCATTATTGTCCAATATTTATTTACATGACTTAGATAAATATGTGGAGCAATATTCTGAGCGTTATAACAAAAGTGAAAAACGCGCGCATAACTTGGTATATCATACTATCGCTTCCAAAATCGCGAAACGTAAAAGTAACAATAAACGTGATTGGGAAACACTATCTGAAAAAGAAAAATCTGAGAAACTAAAAGAATTAAAGGCTCTTTACAAAGAACTTCAAAGTCACGACAGTAAAGACCTTTTTGACCCAAACTATCGTCGAATCAAATATGTTCGTTACGCAGACGACTTCATCATTGGTGTAATAGGAAGCAAGAATGAGGCAGAGCAAATCAAACAAGATTTAACAGACTTCTTGGTAATGGAATTAAAATTAGAACTTAGTGCTGAAAAAACGTTGATTACACATAGTGAAAAAAATGCTCGTTTCCTAAGTTATGATATTCGTGTAGCAAGAGATTGGCACAGAATGAAGATGCCAAATGGTACAAAGAAACGGAAGTTTAATTATCAAACAAAGCTATTTGTACCCCACGAAAAATATATCAAGAAACTCGTCGATTTAGGCGCTTTAAAAATTGGAAATAGCAATGGGTGGAAACCTGTCCATCGACCGTATTTAGTGCATAACGATGATTTAGAAATCCTTCGTACTTACAATGCTGAGATTGAGGGCTTATACAACTACTATTGTTTAGCTAGTAATGTTCACGTTCTTCAATCATTTCGACAAACAATGAAGTACAGTATGATTAAAACTTATGCCAACAAATATAAAACTACCGTTAGTAAAACAATCGCTAAATATAATATTTACGGGAGTTTCGGTGTACGTTACGAAACGAAGGAAGGCAAAAAAACTGCCTATTTTACGGAGAAACGGATGGAGAAAAGTAGGGAAGTAAAACATCGGAAAATAGATACGGTTGAACTTACATTCGCTTATGGTGGCAGGACAAGCTTAATTGACCGCCTTTTAGCAGAAAAATGTGAGTGGTGCGGTACTAGTGGTGTACCTCTAGAAATGCATCACATACATAAGCTAAAGGATTTGGATGGTAAGAAGCGATGGGAACAACATATGATTGCACGACGTAGAAAAACTATTGCAATGTGTGTTCCTTGTCACCATAACCTTCACAATGGAAAGTTAGACTGA
- a CDS encoding PilN domain-containing protein, with product MLVEIDLLPKKKSRNITTPLVYGICAFFCLFVIIMLFTFSNLVNKDVQTAQQELETAQELRIAKEEAMNRPQSSSSEGKLAQTVVWAEEYPLEMVPVMQDLISLLPERGFIQSFSYDETGNLNLTVQFDESKDAAYFLHHLNQSPQYHSVDLSSISTAAIDAEDAMPRYIGQFSVGFDRTKFQEETVTEGDGGEEEG from the coding sequence ATGTTAGTAGAAATAGATTTATTACCTAAAAAGAAATCTCGTAATATAACGACACCTCTTGTCTATGGCATCTGTGCTTTCTTTTGTTTGTTTGTCATCATCATGCTTTTTACATTTTCTAATCTAGTAAATAAAGATGTTCAAACAGCCCAACAGGAGCTTGAAACGGCACAGGAGCTCAGAATTGCTAAAGAAGAAGCTATGAACAGGCCGCAAAGTTCATCATCTGAAGGAAAGCTTGCGCAGACAGTAGTTTGGGCGGAAGAATATCCTCTAGAAATGGTCCCTGTCATGCAAGACCTAATTTCCTTGCTCCCAGAGAGAGGGTTTATCCAAAGCTTTTCTTATGATGAAACAGGAAATTTAAACTTAACGGTGCAATTTGATGAATCAAAGGATGCGGCTTATTTCCTTCATCACTTAAATCAATCACCGCAATATCATTCTGTTGACTTGTCTTCTATCTCAACAGCAGCTATTGATGCAGAAGACGCAATGCCACGATATATTGGACAGTTTAGTGTCGGTTTTGATCGCACTAAGTTTCAAGAAGAAACGGTAACAGAAGGGGACGGAGGGGAAGAAGAAGGATGA
- a CDS encoding prepilin-type N-terminal cleavage/methylation domain-containing protein: protein MKKLFKEQKGFTLLEVLLSLTILSVVIIGMMSFFQNSFHYVNENEDKTIATQIARNVMNYVEKQSFNKFEGYLSHEVDSNENVHILSLDKTYCDKKVTIKKNSSSSDSTLDGIVLFDSIDRCLSILDPVINNEVYSSKTAISIFLVKYNDFETLSSLSELISKDDPSVSNLPSSIKELMMNDHENFSSLLQPNEYIRANLLKVYVVLDWKDNREDVVIQGVLSHETIR from the coding sequence ATGAAAAAACTTTTTAAGGAACAAAAAGGTTTCACTTTATTAGAGGTATTGCTATCCCTTACTATTCTTTCTGTTGTTATTATCGGAATGATGAGTTTTTTTCAAAACAGTTTCCATTATGTGAATGAAAATGAGGATAAAACCATTGCCACGCAAATTGCCCGTAATGTTATGAATTACGTGGAGAAACAAAGTTTTAATAAGTTTGAGGGGTACCTGTCTCATGAGGTTGATTCCAATGAAAATGTACATATCCTATCCTTGGACAAAACGTATTGTGATAAAAAAGTAACCATCAAAAAGAATTCTTCTTCGAGTGATTCCACCTTAGACGGTATTGTCCTTTTTGACAGCATAGACCGCTGCCTATCCATCTTAGATCCTGTCATAAACAATGAAGTTTATTCATCCAAGACTGCCATTTCCATCTTTCTAGTAAAATACAATGATTTTGAAACATTGTCATCTTTGTCTGAGTTAATTTCAAAAGATGATCCTTCCGTTAGTAATCTTCCTTCAAGTATTAAGGAATTGATGATGAATGACCATGAGAACTTCAGCAGTTTGTTACAGCCGAATGAATACATCCGTGCCAATCTATTAAAAGTATATGTAGTACTAGATTGGAAAGATAATAGGGAAGATGTCGTAATCCAAGGAGTGCTAAGCCATGAGACGATTAGGTGA